The Ammospiza nelsoni isolate bAmmNel1 chromosome 27, bAmmNel1.pri, whole genome shotgun sequence DNA segment gagggaggggatggaggagaaTTCCTGGTGCCTGTCCCAGCACCTCCCCTCTGGTGGCTCCCATGAGGAGCTGCCAGCGTGGATCTCTGTCCCCACGGGGACAGCgcagagccacagcagggctgtgtgtgcagagctcagctcagggctgggctgacaCACGAGGGCACATTTCCAGtccaacagcagcagccccagctgtggcagccaTGGGATGAAGCCCAGTCCCAGCTCACTCAGGGAGCACAGGAGAGCCAGGCCTTGGGGAcaggtgggcacagagcagctctgccccagacCCAGACTCACAGCCAGTGGAAGAGGTGCTGGGGGATCCATGTACACCAGTCCTGTTCCCTGCCTCCAGGGGTGGGAAATGTGGATCCCAAGGGAGGCACTGCTTCCatggcagcaccagccccatgacacagctctgtgtgcagtgtctggctcagctcactcagggcacacagaggaagcagctcaggcagctctTCCCCGCTCTGAGAGCCAACATTCCCATCAAGTGGcccacaaaatattttctttcttttttatagAAATTACTATAAAAAATTAGTTAATCTAgagcatctttaaaaaaatattcctgcagTATCACAGTTTTACATTGaaactcattaaaaatatataatttcttcAACAAAACGTCTCTGTTCTCCCCTTGAATCACCTCTCCAGTCTGGGGCTGGGGCTCGGAGTCCTCGAGGAGGTGCCGAGGTGGGAGCAGGGGGGTCTGAGCTCAGTGGCACATCCTGGAGGTCATTTCCTTCTGGGAAAGGGACAGACAACACAAGGGACTGTGAAGGAGGATGCAGGCTCCCAGGTGAGGGTGTAGATAAAACCCCCCTTGTTTAGCTGTCAGTATCACTCCTGTTGGGTACTGACAGCTGAGGGTGaccctgctgcccagagctccagtttgggcagggctgtgttccCCCCACCAttccctgcacatcccagtCACATCCTGACTCCCAGGTTCCTGACACTTACACTGCAAGGCCTGAATTTGGACAACCAGCTTTAGaagggaatcatggaatccttAAGGGTTGGAAAGATTCccaagaccatcaagtccaaccattaccCCACCACTGCTGtgtcaccactaaaccatgttccCAAGTGTCACAGCCACATGTTTTTTCTAGGGATGATGTCTccaacactgccctgggcagaccTTTCCAATGCCTGTCCCACcccttcagtgaagaaattttcctttaaatcaaATATAAACCTccactggcacagcttgagagtttcctcctgtcctgtcactgggaCAAGACTGAGCccctctggctgtcccctcctgtcaggagttgtgcagagccacaaggtcccccctgagcctccttttctccaggctaagccatccccagctccctcagttgctccagacccttccccagctctgttcccatcTCTGGACAtgccccagcccctcaatgtctttgTTGgagtgaggggcccaaaactgacCCCAGGATTTGAGGTGGGGCCTCCTGAGAAGGTTCCAGAGCCCTCTGTgactcccccagccctgtgcacagACCCTGAGAGCCCCCCCAGACACTCACCAGGGGCTCCAGCTCCTTGGTGTCTATGAGATTGAACTCTTTCACAAAGTAGTAAAAGTGCTTGTAGCAGGTGTTCACGTGGGCCTCGGAGCCCATCTGGGTGATCCTGTCGAAGTGGTGGATGTAGACGTGGACAAACACCCGGAAAAGCCTGGACAGAATCTTCTTCACCACTGGGAGGAAGTTCTTGGGGAAGGGAGTACCTTGGGAGGGGAAGAGTGGCCATGAAAAACCTTTGGTCAAGTTAAAGCTGGCTGCTTAGGGCTAAAATAAATTGGTAAAATGGACAGATTGATGGAAATTGGTATAATAATAAATTGGTAAAATGGACAGATTGAGGCAAAAGTTCTGTCCCTGGTAATTTCCAGCTCTTGactcctttttcccttcttttgggaagggaaacacatttttcaaagcacagatttttttaagtgaTGCACAGAGTGATGCACTGCTGTGACTGAAAGCAGAGCCCACATTCCCAGCAGTTGTTTCAGTCAGACAAGAGTTTCTTCTACTCCTGCTTgatgtatttatataaacagTGCAAAACACCAGATACAACCAAGCAACTTCCCAAAGGAAAGGGCTGTTAAGTCCCCACAGTTATTCCTTGTTTTGGTACATCTTTAGCTCTTTGGTTAAAAATTAAAGCTGTTTAGGTTCTCTTTGAAGGCTCCAGGACTGTTTGGCTGggcccctgcagcagagcagtgtggCCATGCAGCCTCCATGGGATATCAGGGTGTAAAGTTCACACTGTTTCTGGAGGAACAAGGACGAGTTCAACCCTTTCCttgctctgccacagctgcagcatttcagtCAGCATTGAGGGACCTGGTTAAAGCTGAGCTGAAGACAGAAACaactcaaaaaccccaaaccacaacCCTCGTGCTGTCGGCAGCTCGTCCTGCAGCCCAGAACAGAACCAACACCCCCAGTGAGGtccccagagagctgcagcagagcctgtgcaGCGTGAGAAGAATGGCTGGGGAGGGTTTGGTGCTGCAGCTCGCTCAAAACTGGCTGTTTATGGCCCCCCTCCCCTCTCTGCCCACTTCACACCAGGTTTAAGCAGCATTTTGGCACAGTGGAGGATCCCTGTGGATGCTCAAGTGGCAGATGTGCCCCAAATAGGGACCAACTGCATCCCATCAGAGCTCCAAAGGGAAAaacaccagggcaggagggagggagggagctctgctgcaccTCATCTCCTCCATCCCAGGAGACAGAAGCTCTGCATAGGCTCAGTTGTATTTACCTGCTAATTTAGAGACTAAATTCTTCCATCTTCATCACAAAATAAACCCCAGCAATCTCTGTCCCAAAGCTGCCTTTGGATATGGAGATTGACGTGTCTTAGGCCAAATTCCTGGCAGTAGATGAAACGTGGCCCTTCCCTCCAGGCCTGTGCCAGCATCCCACCCCTcagcaggggcagaggcagcctcTAATAACAGAGGGGGTGATTATGGCAGGTGACACCATCACCAggtgacacagagctgtgcctcagagctgggctggccagcagctcccagagagcATCCTGCATCCAGCATGAGCCACTCAGAGACTGACTGAGTGCTCCAAGGGCAGCCTCCTGTTTCACTGGAAGTACTGAGGTATGGATACTTGAGGTATCTGTGATCCCAGTGGGATCTGGGTAttccagcactgcagaagaGCTCACTGCACATTggaaacagctctgctgtgctgcagcatctcctggaaCAGCAACAGGACTCCACAAGAAGGCTCCacacccctccctccctccctccagccccagctgggacCCCAACTCACCGACATTGGTGGGGAAGATGTCCTCGTTGTTGATCTGCACCTCGATCCAGTCCATGAGCAGGTTCATGTACTGGGGCGCCGACAGGGCCGTGGGTTTGCGGTACTTGTGCTCGTCCTGCCACCTGTACTCGTACTTGGGCCCCCCCGACATGACGGGGCAGGACTGCTCCGTGCAATAGTCACTGATGGTGCCGTAGATGAGGTTGATGCGGTTGAAGAAGTCCACGACGTGCACGGCCACCCAGTCGTTCTGCTCCTCGCCCGGCGGCAGCTGCACGGCCACCTTCAAGTCCAGGCCGGCGTTGAGCGAGGCCTGGGCCTTCTTGTGCAGCTCGAAGCGCTGAGTGCCCGGCTCGAACTTGCGCTTGGGCCGGAAGGTTTTGTCCTTGTTGAACACTTGCTTCAGAGCGTGCGACATTTTCCTCCTCTGGTGTGTCCTGCAGGCCCGCAGCGGTGACGGCCTCTGATCTTCACAGGAACCTCCCTCTGCTCATCTGGTCCTGATCTGCAACACAGCACAGAAGGGGAGCGATTAGGAGCAGCTTTCTCCACAGGAAACCTCGTGTAAATCCCATAGGAAGAGATCTGGGATGCCATCTGGGCCCTCGCCCCACATCTGAGAAGGGGGGGAGCCCACGGCAGCTTTCCATcctcccccttcccttccccagctggaGGGGTGGCCTGGGCTGGACAGAGTCACCTCCTGAGCTGTTCCATGTGGGAATGagggaacagccccacagccatgggatggggctgccacTCACCCTGACAGTGTCACATCTGCACCCCAAGGCTTAGAAATGCCACCACCTGCTCGGCTGACATGCACTGAGAAAGAAGGGTAAAACCAGCTGGGTTTCACCCAGATCCCATTTTCACCTCTGCATCCCCCCTTTGGAACAAGGCCAGGCCAGGTCATGCCAGCCCACGagacagctcagagctgctgccagacaGCCCCCACCAAGCCACTGAAAGTGAGAGACAGGAACCAAGGGTGGAGGGCAAAGAGAAGAAGAAGTCACAGCTCAGGCACCCGGAAAGCAAATATCCTGAAATAACAccagccctgagagcagccacagcctcttcTGCAGGTGCACACAGACCATAAACATATTTCCCACTTCAGTTTAGCTGTGTTTACAAGTTGAAAACTGGAAGATGAGGGGAAGCTCATCTTCCTCTTCCAGACTGTAGAAAATCAGCTCCAAGGGTGAGACACAAGTTGAGATCTGAAGGGATGCTGACAAGAAACACATCTCTGTTTATCTGTAGCTAATTATACCTCCTTTGTTCCCACATCCAGCCCCTCACAGAAtttgtgccaggctgctctttGATGAAAGCTTATGGCAGAAAGCTTTGTGTaccaaaaatattattttacatgTGCTGGACAGAGAAATGAATAAAGTAATAGAAATTAAGCTGATGCCTTAAATAGCATAAATAAGTTTCCATAATTTCataagcaagcaagcaaaaaaaaaaaaaaacctttccccAAACAGAATCTACTTAGATTTACATGAGGCCTCAGATTGACATGAGTGTTGCTCCAACAGGTAAATAGTGTCCTCCAATGCTGGCAAGCACATCCCAAACTCAAGGTCATGACTACCATGGCTGCAATCGAGCCCATCTCCAACAGATGCTGCAGTGCTAATCAGCAGTTCTTCTCTGAAGAAAGATTAAAAAGCTTTAAAGCCAAGGCCTCTTGTTTCCTTATTTAATTACAGTGAGgaagaaaccccaaaccactccaGTTCACCTCACTAAGAATAGGCTCAACATTTCCTGCGGGAATGGGCTCAGTAACCTCTTCCATGCAGGAGCTGAGAGATCCAAACCCCAACATGGGCTGTGATGTGTTGGGAGAAACCCTAGAAGCAATTTAATGTGGGCTGAGAGGTGAATCCAGAGCACATGTGTcatcatggaatggtttagATTGGAAGGAACCTCAAAGAACATCcagctgccatgggcagggacacctttggtgggcagggacacctttggTGTGTAGGGACACCCTCCACTAGatcaggctgctccaagccccatccaacccggCCTCCTGCTGCCAAAACAGCTGCTGTGACCCCGTGAGCCACCTCAGGGGAGgcaaacccagcacagccccctggCAGATGTGTCCTTTGGAGCGTGATCCAGCCCCAGACGTGGCAGAGGAAGCAGTGAAGGGTGTGGGGAgacagctgagcagggctggttagcaggagctgtgtcacagcctggcCACATcctgtggcagagcaggaagCTCCGGGGACTGCGCCCACCCCGAAACAGAGGCAGGGCCCCCACAGAAGCAGCAATGTGGGCAGcaggtgctgaggctgctgctgcttccagcagaaACTCCAGGGAAGCTCCTGTGATGAGTTCCCTGTGCTGGAGATGGAGGAAAACACATCCTCACACAAGAAaccacaaagcagcagcagcagcagcacccccagcagtGACTCCATCCCTGCTTCTTTTCTGGAGaatctgctctgcagggctgccatggATGTGGATGTAAAACCTCAGGGTGAAAACGAATATCCCCTGGCTTTGGCAACACACATCAAGAAACAAACACCAACCATTTTCCTCATCTGAGCAGGATGAAGAGACttttcacagaattccagaatatTCTGAGTGGGAAACGACCCTCAGGGATGATCagtgcagccctgtccctgcccagccaccccaacacccccaccctgagcagccctgggagctcctgcagctctggcagccttggcaccattccctgggcagcctgggcagtgcccagcagcctcggggggcagaaccttgccctgagctccatgccaaggcctggcacagctgcagcccttgctgggctcctgtccctgtgccagagcagagctcagcccctgcccctgtgcctgccctggggaggagctgcagcccccgaggagcctcccctcagtctcctgggctgcagctgaacgagccaagtgccctcagctgctcctcagcccttccccagctccctgtccctcctctggGCACTCTCCAACAGCTTTGGGTCCTTCTGATCTCGTGGTGCCCAaagtgcccccagcactggagctgaggctgccccagggcagagcagagtgggacaatccctccctgggcctggtgcccccagcacagggtggCCCTTGGGGCTGCCAGGACCCAGCAGTGACTCAGATCCAACTTGCActgaccaggacccccagggccCTTCCCAGGGcgctgctctccagcccctcatccccagtctgtccctgcaCCCAGGGCAGGATCTGACACTTGCTCTTGTCACTTGTCCAGCCCCCATATTCGTCAGGgtctctgtgcagggcaggttACTCGGTGTTGAGGCAGTACTTGTCCTACAAACAAATCCCTGATCCTATGGAGACATCATCTCTGAGAACTGGGGAGCTCAACACAGAGCAATTGTCTCTCAGACGATTCAGCATCTGTGTGAAGCATTAGCAAAATGAGTAGCTGAGACATCAAGCAGATGCAGCCTATTTAATTACGGTCTCTGACTGCAATGAGCTAAAAGAAACATTTAgctctaggaaaaaaataaaaataaagaggcACAGAGACCAAAGCATCCCTGACATTGCTCAGAGATGATATCATCTGTACAACACCTACTTCCACAGGCAGGAGTCACAGCTGACACCGCCCCTGCACACGAGGGAAAGGAAAGGTTAGAGACAATTGGGAAATGGGACATGCAAAGCACCTGGATGCTATCTGCAAGCTTTAAAGGTGGGGGGAAAAACCACTCCCCCCCTAAACAAACCACCTCAGTACATTTTGTTGCCTCCTCCTTTGAGCCAGCCAAGATCACAGCAGACGTCACTGGTGCTCTGAGAGGACCTTGGCCAGCGCTCAGGATCAGAGCCCTGACCCCcgtgggctgcccagggcacaaaCACACCTCCAGCTTATCCCAAGGACACgggaggagcagctccctgctgggctggacctgcctgcccagggggctcaaGGCCTggccctcccttcccctcccctcccatcCCAAAAGCTCCTTTTCTCTGACTCCCTGCTTgtgcagctccagtgctgggctggttttgctgccagggctgttgccattcctcctcctccctcaccAGGATCACGAGGAGCTGCCTTGGTCTAACACCAGGCTCTGGGCAGAGGAAggaagcccaggcagcagcttcccAACTCTTGGTCACTTGCAAAAGCAGCTGAGAGTCTGGAAAAGGGAAGAGTCAGCTCCTCCAAAACACCAGGA contains these protein-coding regions:
- the MOB3A gene encoding MOB kinase activator 3A; amino-acid sequence: MSHALKQVFNKDKTFRPKRKFEPGTQRFELHKKAQASLNAGLDLKVAVQLPPGEEQNDWVAVHVVDFFNRINLIYGTISDYCTEQSCPVMSGGPKYEYRWQDEHKYRKPTALSAPQYMNLLMDWIEVQINNEDIFPTNVGTPFPKNFLPVVKKILSRLFRVFVHVYIHHFDRITQMGSEAHVNTCYKHFYYFVKEFNLIDTKELEPLKEMTSRMCH